Proteins encoded by one window of Pseudomonas tructae:
- the grxC gene encoding glutaredoxin 3 produces MSQVIVYSSDYCPYCSRAKHLLASKGVAFEEIKVDGKPQLRAEMSQKAGRTSVPQIWVGSTHVGGCDDLYALERAGKLDALLKA; encoded by the coding sequence ATGAGCCAGGTCATCGTCTACTCCAGCGACTACTGCCCTTATTGCTCGCGGGCCAAGCACCTGCTTGCCAGCAAAGGCGTGGCCTTCGAAGAGATCAAGGTCGATGGCAAGCCTCAGCTGCGCGCCGAAATGAGCCAGAAGGCCGGCCGTACTTCGGTGCCGCAGATCTGGGTGGGCTCCACCCACGTCGGCGGTTGCGACGACCTGTATGCCCTGGAGCGCGCCGGCAAGCTCGACGCGCTGCTCAAGGCCTGA
- the ntrC gene encoding nitrogen regulation protein NR(I) codes for MSRSETVWIVDDDRSIRWVLEKALQQEGMTTQSFDSADGVMSRLARQQPDVIISDIRMPGASGLDLLAQIREQHPRLPVIIMTAHSDLDSAVASYQGGAFEYLPKPFDVDEAVSLVKRANQHAQEQQGLDVAPSLTRTPEIIGEAPAMQEVFRAIGRLSHSNITVLINGESGTGKELVAHALHRHSPRAASPFIALNMAAIPKDLMESELFGHEKGAFTGAANLRRGRFEQADGGTLFLDEIGDMPADTQTRLLRVLADGEFYRVGGHVPVKVDVRIIAATHQNLETLVQAGKFREDLFHRLNVIRIHIPRLADRREDIPTLARHFLGRAAQELAVEPKLLKAETEEFIRNLPWPGNVRQLENTCRWITVMASGREVHIGDLPPELLNLPQDAAPVTNWEQALRQWADQALARGQSSLLDSAVPSFERIMIETALKHTAGRRRDAAVLLGWGRNTLTRKIKELGMKVDGGDEDGDEEA; via the coding sequence ATGAGCCGAAGTGAAACTGTCTGGATCGTCGACGATGATCGTTCCATTCGCTGGGTACTGGAAAAGGCCCTGCAGCAGGAAGGCATGACCACCCAGAGCTTCGACAGTGCCGACGGGGTCATGAGCCGCCTGGCCCGGCAACAGCCGGACGTGATCATTTCCGATATCCGCATGCCCGGCGCCAGCGGCCTGGATTTGCTGGCGCAGATCCGCGAGCAGCACCCGCGCCTGCCGGTGATCATCATGACCGCCCACTCCGACCTGGACAGCGCGGTGGCGTCCTATCAGGGCGGTGCCTTCGAATACCTGCCCAAGCCGTTCGACGTTGACGAGGCGGTATCGCTGGTCAAGCGCGCCAACCAGCACGCCCAGGAGCAACAAGGGCTGGACGTGGCACCCAGCCTGACCCGCACTCCGGAGATCATCGGCGAAGCACCGGCGATGCAGGAGGTGTTCCGCGCCATCGGTCGCTTGAGCCACTCCAATATCACCGTGCTGATCAACGGCGAATCCGGTACCGGTAAAGAACTGGTGGCCCACGCCCTGCACCGCCACAGCCCGCGTGCGGCATCGCCGTTCATCGCCTTGAACATGGCGGCTATTCCGAAGGACCTGATGGAGTCGGAGCTGTTCGGCCATGAGAAAGGCGCCTTCACCGGCGCCGCCAACTTGCGCCGCGGCCGTTTCGAGCAGGCCGATGGCGGCACCCTGTTCCTCGACGAGATCGGCGACATGCCGGCCGACACCCAGACCCGTTTGCTGCGGGTATTGGCCGATGGCGAGTTCTACCGGGTGGGCGGGCATGTGCCGGTCAAGGTCGATGTACGGATCATCGCCGCCACCCACCAGAACCTGGAAACCCTGGTGCAAGCCGGCAAATTCCGCGAAGACCTGTTCCACCGCCTGAACGTGATCCGCATCCACATCCCGCGCCTGGCCGACCGTCGCGAAGACATCCCGACCCTGGCCCGGCACTTCCTCGGCCGCGCCGCCCAGGAGCTGGCAGTGGAGCCCAAGTTGCTCAAGGCGGAAACCGAAGAATTCATCCGCAACCTGCCGTGGCCGGGCAACGTCCGGCAGTTGGAAAACACCTGCCGCTGGATCACGGTGATGGCCTCGGGACGTGAAGTGCACATCGGCGACCTGCCGCCCGAGTTGCTCAACCTGCCGCAAGATGCCGCACCGGTGACCAACTGGGAACAAGCCCTGCGCCAATGGGCAGACCAGGCCCTGGCCCGCGGCCAGTCGAGCCTGCTCGACAGCGCCGTGCCGAGCTTCGAGCGGATCATGATCGAGACTGCACTCAAGCACACCGCCGGCCGCCGCCGGGATGCCGCAGTACTGCTGGGCTGGGGACGCAACACCCTGACGCGCAAGATCAAGGAGTTGGGGATGAAGGTCGATGGCGGTGACGAGGACGGCGACGAAGAGGCCTAA
- the secB gene encoding protein-export chaperone SecB translates to MTDQQNNDAAAAADDNTPQFSLQRIYVRDLSFEAPKSPAIFRQQWEPSVALDLNTKQKGLEGDFHEVVLTLSVTVKNGDEVAFIAEVQQAGIFLIKNLDAASMSHTLGAFCPNILFPYARETLDSLVTRGSFPALMLSPVNFDALYAQEMQRMQEAGEAPSLQ, encoded by the coding sequence ATGACTGATCAACAGAACAACGATGCCGCCGCAGCAGCCGACGACAACACTCCGCAATTCTCCCTGCAGCGCATCTATGTGCGCGACCTGTCGTTCGAAGCGCCGAAAAGCCCGGCGATCTTCCGTCAGCAGTGGGAACCGAGCGTTGCCCTGGACCTGAACACCAAGCAGAAAGGCCTGGAAGGCGACTTCCACGAGGTCGTGCTGACCCTGTCGGTGACCGTGAAGAACGGCGACGAAGTAGCCTTCATCGCTGAAGTGCAACAAGCCGGTATCTTCCTGATCAAGAACCTCGACGCGGCATCGATGAGCCACACCCTGGGCGCGTTCTGCCCGAACATCCTGTTCCCGTACGCCCGTGAAACGCTGGACAGCCTGGTGACCCGTGGTTCGTTCCCGGCGCTGATGCTCTCGCCGGTCAACTTCGACGCCCTGTACGCTCAGGAAATGCAACGCATGCAGGAAGCTGGCGAAGCGCCTTCGCTGCAATAA
- the glnL gene encoding nitrogen regulation protein NR(II) gives MTISDALHRLLLDNLTTATILLDAQLRLEYMNPAAEMLLAISGQRSHGQFISELFTESPEALNSLRQAVEQAHPFTKREAQLTSLTGQTQTVDYAVTPILSKGSTLLLLEVHPRDRLLRITKEEAQLSKQETTKMLVRGLAHEIKNPLGGIRGAAQLLARELPEEGLKDYTNVIIEEADRLRNLVDRMLGSNKLPSLAMTNIHEVLERVCSLVDAESQGGITLVRDYDPSLPDVLIDREQMIQAVLNIVRNAMQAISGQNELRLGRISLRTRAMRQFTIGHTRHRLVARIEIIDNGPGIPAELQETIFYPMVSGRPDGTGLGLAITQNIISQHQGLIECDSHPGHTTFSIFLPLEQGANAS, from the coding sequence ATGACCATCAGCGATGCACTGCACCGACTGCTACTGGACAACCTGACCACCGCCACCATCCTGCTCGACGCCCAGTTGCGTCTCGAATACATGAACCCGGCGGCGGAAATGCTCCTGGCCATCAGCGGCCAGCGCAGCCATGGGCAGTTCATCAGCGAGCTGTTCACCGAATCGCCCGAGGCGCTGAACTCCCTGCGCCAGGCGGTGGAACAGGCGCACCCCTTCACCAAGCGTGAAGCCCAGTTGACCTCGCTGACCGGGCAGACCCAGACCGTCGACTACGCGGTGACGCCGATCCTCAGCAAAGGCTCGACCTTGCTGCTGCTGGAAGTGCACCCGCGCGACCGACTGCTGCGCATCACCAAGGAAGAGGCCCAGTTGTCCAAGCAGGAAACCACCAAGATGCTGGTGCGCGGCCTGGCTCACGAAATCAAGAACCCGCTCGGCGGCATTCGCGGCGCCGCCCAGTTGCTGGCCCGCGAGCTACCCGAAGAAGGCCTTAAGGATTACACCAATGTGATCATCGAAGAGGCCGATCGCCTGCGCAACCTGGTGGACCGCATGCTCGGCTCGAACAAGCTGCCGTCGCTGGCCATGACCAACATTCACGAAGTGCTGGAGCGGGTCTGCAGCCTGGTCGATGCCGAAAGCCAGGGTGGGATCACCCTGGTGCGCGACTACGACCCGAGCCTGCCGGATGTACTGATCGACCGTGAGCAGATGATCCAGGCGGTACTGAACATCGTGCGCAACGCCATGCAGGCGATCAGCGGCCAGAACGAGCTGCGCCTGGGGCGCATCAGCCTGCGCACCCGGGCCATGCGCCAATTCACCATAGGCCACACCCGTCACCGCCTGGTGGCCCGCATCGAGATCATCGACAACGGCCCCGGCATCCCTGCCGAGCTGCAGGAAACCATCTTCTACCCCATGGTCAGCGGCCGTCCGGACGGTACCGGGCTGGGCCTGGCCATTACCCAGAACATCATCAGCCAGCACCAGGGCCTGATCGAATGTGACAGCCACCCTGGCCACACCACTTTCTCGATCTTCCTGCCGCTGGAACAAGGAGCCAACGCCTCATGA
- a CDS encoding tRNA (cytidine(34)-2'-O)-methyltransferase: protein MFHVILFQPEIPPNTGNIIRLCANSGCHLHLIEPIGFELDDKRLRRAGLDYHEYATLKRHVDLSSCLESLGQPRVFAFTTKASHPYHETAFQPGDAFLFGPESRGLPADVLDSLPTEQRLRLPMRPGCRSLNLSNTVAVTVYEAWRQQGFA from the coding sequence ATGTTTCACGTCATCCTCTTTCAACCAGAGATTCCGCCGAATACCGGCAACATCATCAGACTGTGTGCCAACAGCGGCTGCCACCTGCACCTGATCGAGCCGATCGGCTTCGAACTGGACGACAAGCGCTTGCGCCGGGCCGGTCTGGACTACCACGAGTATGCCACGCTCAAGCGCCACGTAGACCTGTCCAGCTGCCTGGAAAGCCTGGGCCAGCCACGCGTGTTCGCCTTCACCACAAAAGCCTCGCACCCGTACCATGAAACCGCTTTCCAGCCGGGTGACGCCTTTCTGTTCGGCCCGGAAAGCCGCGGTTTGCCTGCCGACGTGCTGGACAGCCTGCCCACCGAGCAACGCCTGCGCCTGCCGATGCGCCCGGGCTGCCGCAGCTTGAACCTGTCCAATACTGTCGCGGTGACGGTGTATGAAGCGTGGCGTCAGCAGGGCTTTGCCTGA